Proteins from one Bactrocera neohumeralis isolate Rockhampton chromosome 3, APGP_CSIRO_Bneo_wtdbg2-racon-allhic-juicebox.fasta_v2, whole genome shotgun sequence genomic window:
- the LOC126754086 gene encoding mucin-5AC — protein sequence MITDRNKFNFVTICIGLSFLLTSASVASAQATSNAQQETNQQQQLQTSEQNQAAIATITVVDNHNKDEKTNAILNEPINDVAHAFSPRLDYSNEWRPVGRGDPLKNDPTFDYSPPTLEHVRYWAETTTKDGGNSKEESDSGKQDINSVRFAAHPGQQDSPKYGMPNEHLRGSNGGIHASSHAPQQHAHMNQHVVMPHQHYHQSHHPGAVKNAKGEIPLVQPKYTSVRRSYYAQQPPTRLMPPPMQLNSPPINTFNVPMKPSQAHTEYRHSMSAAPPAHASTMSSMGPSSSSLSPLAMQHMKMQHHPSMSTTASSSSWMYHAPPTMHHHQQQPQNHQYAMPSGSAAVVSTSAQSSRMPVSHIYDSHPQDSHHYFSYARPSSNSITSHPPQESYTANSVRHSPNSLKQSSAGRKPWLHELLQKEVVKTSAKPNYSMSANKYAYETTKPIYERMPSTNAISGGFTPITPITHVSAPPTVATTRTTTTTTPRVSSTASSIAITPSVFYPTISPTLAPYTPRTTTHVIYTTPTTTTTPRTTTSTTSSRLLIPTTSNLASRPTVAPMQMTTDSLFSHYKQPEAPFRGPMYLIIEGHSKVKKYGKNGINLNLPKIVPVIPKREPVVRVAEPGEEKRGTPETFHVEHLHVKTSTTTTTTTTAQPSTTPKSVTTAKPSTTTTAKPTKAAPTMKATPTASKPIMTTKPNTTANSAKSTTKPVTSTTTTARPTATTVSSKVISTTAAAVTTKATTKSTVKSEDFKPTSTPAVAKPTQSEPLLKLELPNEPPTGMSGLLSLLDSSLGGLFAEQPLDSIELPASPTQAKQTASTKLAVMSSPSTVLKAVNTATPASIAAQSAVVPVVPDARIGTNAADTFASGSAEFSFTTDMPPREVRQVFDYDQRPESRLKDFVIERFDGDATDDEGASSAFYDDEFEEYDEEGANNSANGDLPIKRMDRFVDGEEGEFVGDYEDVDLEELGMSDVAPSSILVRTQAKMA from the exons ATGATTACCGATCGcaacaaattcaattttgttaCGATATGCATTGGTTTAAGCTTCCTGCTCACCAGCGCAAGCGTGGCGTCCGCGCAAGCAACGAGCAATGCGCAGCAGGAGACAaatcaacagcagcagctgcaAACGTCTGAGCAAAACCAGGCGGCTATCGCAACTATAACAGTGGTGGACAATCACAACAAAGATGAGAAGACTAATGCGATTTTAAATGAGCCAATAAACGATGTGG CGCACGCATTCAGCCCGCGCTTGGATTACAGCAACGAATGGCGACCTGTGGGCCGTGGAGATCCACTGAAAAACGATCCAACATTCGATTACAGCCCGCCAACGCTGGAGCATGTACGCTACTGGGCGGAGACAACCACAAAGGATGGTGGCAATAGCAAAGAGGAGAGCGACAGCGGCAAGCAGGATATAAATAGCGTGCGCTTTGCTGCCCACCCCGGCCAACAGGACAGTCCAAAGTACGGCATGCCGAATGAACACTTACgaggcagcaacggtggcataCATGCATCGTCGCATGCACCCCAACAACATGCACATATGAACCAACATGTTGTTATGCCACATCAGCACTACCATCAATCCCACCATCCGGGCGCCGTTAAAAATGCAAAAGGTGAAATACCACTAGTACAACCGAAATACACCTCAGTGCGTCGCAGCTATTATGCACAACAACCACCGACACGTCTAATGCCACCACCCATGCAGTTGAACTCACCGCCAATCAATACCTTCAATGTGCCCATGAAACCCTCGCAAGCGCATACGGAGTATCGGCACAGCATGTCGGCGGCGCCACCAGCGCACGCTTCCACAATGTCAAGCATGGGACCATCTTCGTCATCGTTGTCGCCGCTCGCAATGCAACATATGAAGATGCAGCACCATCCAAGCATGTCCACAACGGCTTCGTCCTCGTCGTGGATGTATCATGCACCGCCTACCATGCATCACCATCAGCAGCAGCCTCAAAATCATCAATATGCTATGCCCAGCGGTTCGGCAGCTGTCGTTTCAACGTCGGCCCAGTCATCGCGTATGCCAGTTTCACACATTTACGACTCACATCCGCAGGACTCCCATCACTACTTCAGCTACGCACGTCCCAGCTCGAATAGCATCACTTCGCATCCTCCACAAGAGTCTTACACGGCCAATTCGGTACGCCATAGTCCGAACAGTCTAAAGCAAAGCAGTGCTGGACGCAAGCCATGGTTGCATGAGCTCTTACAGAAGGAGGTCGTAAAAACATCAGCCAAGCCTAATTATTCGATGTCCGCCAATAAGTATGCGTACGAGACTACAAAGCCCATTTATGAGCGCATGCCATCCACCAATGCAATAAGCGGTGGTTTCACACCAATAACACCGATTACGCACGTCTCAGCGCCTCCAACTGTAGCTACAACGAggaccacaacaacaactacaccaCGTGTGTCTTCAACAGCATCCTCAATTGCTATCACACCCAGCGTTTTCTATCCAACTATCAGCCCTACACTGGCCCCATATACCCCCCGCACCACTACGCATGTCATTTAcactacaccaacaacaacgacgacaCCGCGCACTACTACGTCGACGACTTCTTCACGCCTACTGATACCAACCACCAGCAATTTGGCATCCCGACCGACTGTGGCACCAATGCAAATGACTACCGACTCCTTATTTTCACACTACAAACAACCCGAAGCGCCATTCAGAGGCCCTATGTACCTAATTATTGAAGGTCACTCGAAAGTGAAGAAATATGGCAAGAATGGTATCAACTTGAATCTACCGAAAATAGTGCCCGTCATACCGAAACGTGAACCTGTCGTGCGTGTAGCGGAACCAGGAGAGGAGAAGCGTGGCACGCCCGAAACCTTCCATGTGGAACATCTGCATGTGAAGACCTCGAccacgacgacgacgacaacaacagcacagcCTTCAACGACACCGAAATCTGTGACGACAGCCAAGCCTTCGACGACCACAACAGCGAAACCTACGAAAGCTGCGCCAACAATGAAAGCCACACCAACTGCTTCAAAGCCTATAATGACCACAAAACCGAATACAACCGCTAATTCCGCTAAATCAACAACGAAACCAGTGACAtcaacgacaacaacagcacgACCCACAGCAACCACTGTATCTTCTAAAGTCATCAGCACAACAGCCGCAGCAGTTACCACAAAAGCAACTACAAAAAGTACTGTTAAGTCTGAAGACTTTAAGCCAACATCAACACCAGCTGTTGCAAAGCCTACACAAAGCGAGCCACTGCTAAAGCTCGAGCTGCCTAATGAGCCACCAACTGGCATGTCGGGATTACTCAGCCTACTTGACTCCTCGCTAGGCGGACTCTTTGCCGAGCAGCCATTAGATTCAATTGAACTGCCTGCGTCACCAACTCAAGCAAAACAAACGGCATCCACCAAACTTGCGGTGATGAGCTCACCCAGCACTGTTTTGAAGGCAGTCAACACCGCCACTCCCGCGTCAATTGCCGCACAATCTGCGGTAGTACCTGTCGTACCAGATGCACGCATTGGCACTAACGCCGCCGACACCTTTGCTTCGGGGTCGGCAGAGTTTAGCTTCACCACAGATATGCCGCCACGTGAGGTGCGCCAAGTATTCGATTATGATCAGCGCCCGGAATCACGTCTTAAGGATTTCGTAATTGAGCGTTTCGATGGCGACGCAACCGATGATGAGGGAGCGTCGTCCGCTTTCTACGATGATGAATTCGAGGAGTATGATGAAGAGGGCGCAAACAATAGTGCAAATGGCGATCTGCCAATTAAGCGCATGGATCGGTTTGTCGATGGCGAAGAGGGTGAGTTTGTGGGCGATTACGAGGATGTGGATTTGGAGGAGTTGGGTATGAGTGATGTGGCGCCATCGTCCATACTTGTGCGCACACAAGCGAAAATGGCGTAG